TaacttggaatttggggacacaattcaccccccctcttgtgtatgCCTAGGTCCATCAAAGACTGCACATGGATGCTAAACGGAAAAGCAATGTAAAGTTGTAAACTGCGGATTAAGATagcaatcaaagaaaaattgacAACCCAAACAAAAATCTGAAAAGACAGAGAACAAAAGTGCAGTGATAAGTTGCAAAGAGCAAGAAGCTGTTGTAAGAACTAACTTTCTCTAATTTCTCAAAGGAATTTGCCCGTCGAGGCACCCACCCTTTGATGGCCTCTCCCGCGACTGAAGTTAACCAAGATGGCCACCCGGCAACGATTTGTTCCCCTTCAGCACCATGTGGCATGCTTACTAATCTAGTCATATGTGCTCGCTCTCCACTTTCTTCCAAATCCATTGTTGCCCGTCTCTGGGGATGGCCTTTCGTAGGCCTATCCACAATTTGTGTTTTCTCCTCTCCCCCTTCCAATGGAGCATGAACAGATCCCTCATTTGCCTTAACCACTGGACGGACAGATCCATGCTTGCTTCCACTCACATTTACTACAAATTCGTCTTCCCTCTTCGAGGAAGCTGGGGCAATCAATTGCACAGAGGACTTGCTTAATTCCTTCCCTCTCTCATTCTCATCGACTACATCATCTTCGGCTGCTCCTTTTGAGCAAATGCAGCCCATAATCTATCCTAGTAATCCCCTATCAGAACAAGCGATCTCCACAAACAACCCTTTGCAAAGTTGCAACCATTAAACAAATGGGTACCCAAGCAGATATCCCGGGAATTCCGGGTTCACCATTCCATCCAATTCGCACAATTAGCATAGCATTTACATTAGAATTCTGAATCTGCACATCCTCTGTTTCAACAAATATCAATCATGATACAATGAAAtcaagattttattttcctttcagtTCCCAATAAAGGCAACTTTGTACCACAAAGTTCACAACCCCAAGGCCCTTTATATGTCTCCaaagatttcaaattgcaaaaaatatcaaacttcaaCAGAAGGAAGAAATAACTCAATTGTCGAAAACTCTTTCAAAGGATTAGAAAGATGATGACCTTTTATGATAACTAATCGCAGCACCAGTGCACAATTGACGAAAATGCCGTGATAGAATATGGtgaaaaacccaaaaaccagACTAAGGATGAGGCAACCAAAAACCCAGACCAGAAATCCTAGCAATTGACATAAATAAGAAAGTGTGAATAAATTTTctgggaaaagaaaagaaaaacacgtTCTTTAATGCAGGAATTCTGGCCGGCTTTCCTGGGTTACAGGGTTTTTCACTGGTATTTTTATCAATcaaataattggaaaaaaaaaaggaaaataatctTCTAATATTTGTGTTTCTCCTTTATAACGCGAGAGATTAGAAAGTGAAGGACAGACAGGAAATGTTTACAAAGACTATACGTCGTTTAGATGTTGGAATGCTGTGTCGTGGTCATCGTGCTGTGAATAACACGATTTGCGGATCTGTAAGTTGGGCACGACAAACGCGCGATGCCGAAgatttttgggtattttgacaAACTGTGCTTTTGCTATGCATTGTCTTTCCTCCCCTTCCTTCCCAACGGATAACCCACTTCCTTCCCCTCTCTCTGTTCCTCTCCCTCTATAGCGCGTAAGAGAGAGACGGTGGGAGGGAGAGAAGTTGCAGGAAATTTTCAAACGGAAGAGAGACTTGGAAAGATTTGAGTAGACGTGCAGTGGTGTTATGTTTTGTGGGTCATCGCCATGTGGCACTACCAAAGTCAAACTTCTTGTCTTCTACTCTTCTTCTCGACATGAAAGAAAACACCTTGAAAACTGAACAACctctaacaagtaacaaccataaaaaattaaaaaaaatagaaaactttCATTGATTCTGGTTTGAATTCAGTACCAAAACAATTTTTTATGAGCAGTACGAAAACATTTTGATTGAACCGATATCCCTAATAATTTTATCATTCAAAAGGCTATCAATGATTCAATGTAACTTATGATGAACAGAAGTAATCAGTTTTCACACACCTCTTAACTCTTTAAAAGAACTACCTTCCTCTGTTTTTTCGACGGCTAAGATCAAGCGTAATTCTCTACACTCCTCAAAGTTAGTTTGTGAATTGGGATTTTACTTTTTACTTTAATTACCCAGaccaaagaaaaggaaaaacaaaacaaaagagacTAAAACCCTAATCCGCCCTCCATTCGTCACTATACCACCTCTGCAAGATCCACGTGTTTTCATATCTTCGATTGCATGCAATCATGGTGTTGATAATTCATCACTATACGTCAAaacccacacactttctcttcttatctcctcttcttctacttctctcCTCTGTTTCACTCTGTCTCAAGACGCACTGAGAAAGAACATGGATTTGAGGAAGTCCTTGTTGAACTTGGTGGTGCCTCCGGCGAGTATGGTGATGCTGGCCTGCGCGTGGCCTGCCTTGATTTTCATCAGGAGTTGTGAGTGGATTTACGGTTACTTCAACAATGAGAATATGGAAGATAAGGTCGTGATCATCACTGGTGCTTCCTCTGGCATGGGAGaggtaattaaaaaaaagtttaatttcCGGCTAATTGTTTcattttgtacttttttttattaaattatcgAATATTTCTGAATCAAAAATGAATTCAGTCCAAGTAGAGAGGAATCAATTTCACATTGTCAAATTACAAGAATGTGGAGGAGAAATGTCAAAATATGACTTTTTAATCTGTTTAACCTTACaaagttgataaaaaaaaggaatgacCATGAGTATTGGCAATGATGTAGAGTTTCTGCGGTTTGTGAGTGCAGCAAATCGCATACGAATATGCAAAGAGGAAGGCAAAACTTGTATTGGTTGCAAGGAGAGATCAGAGACTTCGATTGATCAGCGAGAATGCGAGTCTTCTGGGTGCAAATCATGTCATGATCGCCGCCGCAGATGTGGTCAAGGAAAATGATTGCCGGAGCTTTGTTACCGAAACCATAAACTACTATGGTTCTGGTATGTCTATCATGTCATGATCTCATACTTGAATGTCAAATTTAACCCCGTATTGTATTTTCGCTTAGTTCGTGGATAATtttctcttctcagttgtgaCATTGAAAGATTTAGACTAGACATAGGTTTTGGATtatctatttcatgttctgatTCTATAATGCTTGTCAACTTTGTTGATCAATGTTataaattttattgatcaatgcATACAAAATGGTTTGGGGTAAGATTTGATGATGGTTCGGATGATGAATGCATAAAAGCTTAGACAGCAAATCAGCAATGACAATATCCAAAAACTTTGTGGCTGCAATGTTATAGCGATTTCTGCTTCCTCGCAAATGTATATAACATGGTTTTATTGCTGCAGTGGATCATCTCGTGTTGACGACAAGTTTGGGGCACACATTCTACATTGAAGAAGTGACGGACACATCTGTGTTCCCCCATATTCTGGTAAGTCTATAGCATTTTGTGAATCTTTTAATGGATGATATTCGGCATGTTTCATACTACATTGATTTTGTCTTTGATGTGCAGGATATAAATTTTTGGGGAAATGTCTATCCAACTCTGGCTGCTCTTCCATACCTACATCAGAGCAATGGTCGTATCATAGTTAACGCCTCAGTCGAGAACTGGTTACCTCTGCCGAGGATGAGCTTATATGCTGTGAGTATATACAAATCGACAAATTTGCTGCATAACTTGAGTATGTGTTTTAatgtttatttcattaattGCATGGCTTACTTTTtccttgctctctctctttaaTTTCTCTTGCAATTTAAAAGAAAGTTATTATACTCGAGGATTGCTAATATGTTTTTGCTTGTATTatgtaattaatatatattggcTAGGCTGCAAAAGCGGCTCTAATAAACTTTTACGAGTCGCTGAGATCTGAGCTGAACGATGAGGTGGGAATAACAATTGCGACGCACGGTTGGGTTGGAATGGAAATGAGTAGAGGCAAGTTCTTGCTTGAGGAGGGTGCAGAGATGCAatggaaagaagaaagagaagtaaGATTCGCAGACATTGAATTGTTTATATTTGTAGCGAAAGTATATGCATGTATCTCAATATTGTATATATTGCTCGGTCTGATCGATTTTCCTCACTTGGGGTATCTATCCTAGGTACATGTGAGCGGTGGACCGGTGGAGGATTATGCAAGGATGATCGTTGATGCAGCTTGTCGTGGAGAGGCATACGTAAAGTTTTCAAACTGGCATGATATATTCCCCCTTTACAGGGCCTTTGTACCGAACCTTCTGAACTGGACACTCCAGCTGCTGATTGCACAAAATGGTACAAGAAGAACCTCTTTGATCGGCACGGGAAGGCCTCTTTTGGAGGGTGCCTCTCCAAGGAAACTCCTTGTAAGCCCTGCTATTTCCCATTACAGTCCCCAGCAGCAACAAAAAATGGAATGAAGAAGCCTTTGGCGAATTATTAAAGAGTCTTTGTAATTTTTTAGTTAGCtttgtttttgagaaattgtgtTTTATTGTAGAATGCACTTTTGAGGGATTTTATTTGGCTTGTAATGAGGTTGAGAATAAGTGAAACCTAGGTTGACTAATATGAATTAGTCAAACACAAAAACTTGTTCTTTGCACATCCTAAAACAATGTCAAACGAGTTTGTCCGATTTAGATGTTTCtctcaataaaaattaaattaaggatCTTCTGAGTCAAAACGATTTAATTGATTAAGTTTGTCCGATTGCTCTTTGTAGGAATTAAATTAAAGACCTTCCGAGTCAAAATGATTTAACCTCGTAAAGATTCATCGGCTAAGCTATAACGTACTGTGACTGTGCGTCTGTTGGGTCAAGACGTACGAGGACACCTTTGCCTACAAAGAGCCCATATTTTCATAGTCAGAAACATGGAACTAAATTGCAATGATGATATACATTCGGGGGCCCGAACCTGCTTCAGCGATGACGGTGTCGGTGCACCAATGGGTCAAGGGCATAGACTTGTGTGTGTCTAGGTACATTAGTTCAGATGCAGTCCTTTCAAATCACCAGACCTAGTAAAACTAGGTCGGCTAGATCTGTATCCCGTATCTAATAGACTAATACCAATATTATAAGGTCAAAAGTGTGGTAGACCAGTGTAGATCCCCGTCGGTGGGATCGGGTGTGGTCCGTATTGGCGTATTATACTTTCATATCCGATCGAGTCAACAAATTAATTATAGGATCTGAACCAAAACGCTCCACTTGCTCTTGCGTAGAAAATCTTGGATTACAGGATGTTGGACCTACTCACACGTTGTAATAATGGATTAATCAATAAGGCTAACACTTGGGTAAGCACAATGTTAAACCCATCACTTCAGTAGATGTTGTTGGTCTATTTTTGTTCTTGCACACACTCAATGTATACGACGGAAGAACTCTGCCATTCAACATAGTCAATTTGCATCTAGAAAAAATATGATAAAGTGATGTGACACATCTCCCAATCTATTTGATATATAGGCTCCGTTTGATAGAGtagaaagtttgattttcaatgttaacgGAAATGTTGTAGAAAAAAAACTGAGATTAAAGCTGTTAAATATGTTATGAAATGTTTGATGAATTAAAAATAGTCGCTAGCAGAAAAGTTATTGAGTGAaagtattatcttgaatttaataattttttaatcattttattattaagtttaatctaataaatattttaaaattaaaaatatgattttttttatgtaatatgagATTAAAATTtgttaagtaaaaaaataatataaatatttttttaagtaaaattgataaggaaatgttaataaaaaattgttaagtaaaataataatataaattttttaagtaaaattgataaagaaattaatatatgtaataaatgtataaagaaattaataaagaaatttttttaatgcaatatATTAGT
This genomic stretch from Tripterygium wilfordii isolate XIE 37 chromosome 22, ASM1340144v1, whole genome shotgun sequence harbors:
- the LOC119990832 gene encoding 11-beta-hydroxysteroid dehydrogenase B-like encodes the protein MDLRKSLLNLVVPPASMVMLACAWPALIFIRSCEWIYGYFNNENMEDKVVIITGASSGMGEQIAYEYAKRKAKLVLVARRDQRLRLISENASLLGANHVMIAAADVVKENDCRSFVTETINYYGSVDHLVLTTSLGHTFYIEEVTDTSVFPHILDINFWGNVYPTLAALPYLHQSNGRIIVNASVENWLPLPRMSLYAAAKAALINFYESLRSELNDEVGITIATHGWVGMEMSRGKFLLEEGAEMQWKEEREVHVSGGPVEDYARMIVDAACRGEAYVKFSNWHDIFPLYRAFVPNLLNWTLQLLIAQNGTRRTSLIGTGRPLLEGASPRKLLVSPAISHYSPQQQQKME